CAAGGAGCGCATCCGCCACTTTGCCTCTCGCCGTGCCATGGACATCGAGGGCCTGGGCGACAAGCTGGTGGACCAGCTGGTGGACAAGGGGTTGGTCAAGGATGTGGCCGACATCTACTTCCTAACTCGAGAGCAGATAGCCGAATTGGAGCGCATGGGGGAAAAGTCCGCGGACAACCTGTTGCGGGCCATCGATGCCAGCAGGCGGCGAAGCTTGGACCGCCTGGTCTTCGCCCTGGGCATCCGCTTTGTGGGGGAACACGTGGCCAAGGTGCTGGTCAAGGCGTTCGGCAGCATCGAGGCGCTGAGCCACGCCACCTTGGAGCAGCTGATGAGCGTGCACGGCATCGGACCGCAGGTGGCTGGCAGCGTTCGGCAGTTTTTCTCCCAGGAGGAGAACCTGCGCACTTTGGAGCGGCTGCGCCAGGCAGGGGTTGCCATGGCCCCCGCGCCCAAGGTCACCGCAGGTCCTTTGGCGGGCAAGACGTTTGTCTTTACCGGCGCGCTCGCTTCATTCACCCGGGAGGAGGCGCAGCGCCTGGTTGAAGAGCTGGGTGGCCATGCCGCCTCCTCGGTGAGCAAAAAGACCGACTATGTCGTGGTCGGTACTGACCCTGGTTCCAAGGCAGAGAAGGCGCGGGAGCTCGGGGTGCCGATGCTCACGGAAGATGAGTTCAAAAAGCTCATTGGCAGGTGAGACGTGTCTGCACTCCAGCGGGATCTCGTCAAGCTCATTCTGGTCGCAACAATTCTCTTTCCCATGACGACCTGTTCCTCTTCGGTCGGCAAGCGTCACCAGGTGAGACTCATCACCGTTGACCAGGAGTTAGAGCTGGGGAGGCTGTGTGCGAAGGAGGTAGCGCGGAGCTACCCGGCCCTCGCCGACAGCGAGGCGGAGAAGTACGTCGCTCAGCTGGGCCGGCGCATCGCGGCACACTCGGACTGGGCAGGCTTGAACTTTGCGTTCCGCGTCATCGACTCCGAGGAGGTATACAGCTTTGCGCTTCCAGGCGGTTACGTCTACGTCTCGAGAGGCATGCTCGAGCTGCTGGACACGGCCTGCGAGCTTGCGGCGGTTCTGGCCCATGAGGTAGCGCACGGAGCGTGCCGACACGGCGCCGAGCAGGTGAGCGCCCGCTATGGCTTGGCCCTGGCGTCAGAGTCACTCTTTGGGGCAAACCCGGCTCTCGCACGGCAGGTAGTGGCAGAGCTTTTCACCTCAAGAGGAATTCTTGCCTACGGCCGCCCGGCAGAAGAGGAAGCCGATGCACGCGCAGTTAGCTACCTGGAAAAGGCCGGTTACGACCCGCAAGGCCTGGTGCGCGTGGTAGAACGCCTGCGCGTGGTGGAGGAGCAGCGGCCGCAGGCCCTGGCTAAATGGCGCGTCACCCATGATCCGGCCAAACAGAGGCTGAAGTGGGTCAAACGGACAGTGAGGCGTCTCTCGATCCCCGAGGGATTGGTGGAGGACGAGCCCGATTTTCGTCAAATCAAGAGCCGGCTGCAAGGTTGAAGTGGCTTGGTGAGATGTGAGGAGAGGACTCATTTTTTCGGAGGAGAAAGCAATGAACAAGGAAGGCGGTGCTTTTCTGAAGGGGTTTTTGATTGGTGGAGCCGTTGGCGCCATCATTGCGCTGCTGTACGCCCCTAAATCCGGGAAAGAGACGCGCGAAGATATCAAGAAGCGCACCGAGGAGTTCCTTGAGGAGGCCGACCGCGAGCTGGCAGAGCTCAAGAGACGCGCGGCCACGCTGGTGGGCGAAGGACGCCGTCGTGCCGCAGAGCTGGCAGAGGAGGCCGAGGAGAAGGTAGAGCAGGCCAAGAGCGCTGTGGCGGAAAAGACGGGGCGCTTGCGCCGGGCGGTGGAGGCTGGTGCTCGCACCTTCGCCGAAGAAAAGGGCAAGAAAGGCGCAGAAAGCTAATCGGTCCAGCACGAGCGACAGAAACGGTGCCGCCGCAGAACCCCTGGGGCGGCACCACCCCTGGCCGTTGCCCCGGCCCGTCATGCCGGACAAACGCGGCCTTTGTCTGCAGGAAGGAGCTCTGCCATGTTGACGTCCATTAGCGTCACGGTCATTGCCGCCTTTATTGTCATTTTTGTCCTCGCGCTCATTCCGGTGCTGTGGCAGATCAGGCGTGCCGCTAAGGAGGCCGAGAAGCTGATGGAGACGGTCCGCCTCCAGATAGCGCCTGTTGCGCATGACGTGGCACGGGTGGTCGACGACGTACGCGACCTCGTCAAGCAGGCGCAGCGGCAGATGGGCAAGGTGGAAGAGAGCGTCGATGCAGTGCGCGACACGGTAGTCAAACTGCGCGACGTGGAGAGTTTGCTCCGCGACCGCATCGAGAAGCCTCTGCTTGGCATCGTCGGCACCGTGGGGGCGCTGCTCAAGGGCGTGCGCGTCTTTTTGCAGTACGTCCGCAAGTAGAAGGTCTCCGGCAGTCCAGACCTGCTGTGGTCAAACCGATGTACGATGGTGCACTGGGTGGTGGAGACAGGGCTCGGGACGACATACATCCATGAACCAGCCTCTCTGGCATACCCTTTCGTGTGAAGAAGTTCTGCGGCAACTGGGGAGCAGCAGCAGCGGTCTCAGTAGCGGCGAGGCCGCTCGCCGTCTTGACCAGTACGGCGCTAATGAGCTGGAACGTGCCGAGGAAATCTCGCGGTGGAAGATCTTCCTCGGCCAGTTCAAAAACGTCCTCATCGTTATCCTTCTCGTTGCCACGGCTATTTCTGCAGCCCTTGGCCACAGTACTGAGGCCATCGCCA
This genomic stretch from Calditrichota bacterium harbors:
- a CDS encoding M48 family metalloprotease: MSALQRDLVKLILVATILFPMTTCSSSVGKRHQVRLITVDQELELGRLCAKEVARSYPALADSEAEKYVAQLGRRIAAHSDWAGLNFAFRVIDSEEVYSFALPGGYVYVSRGMLELLDTACELAAVLAHEVAHGACRHGAEQVSARYGLALASESLFGANPALARQVVAELFTSRGILAYGRPAEEEADARAVSYLEKAGYDPQGLVRVVERLRVVEEQRPQALAKWRVTHDPAKQRLKWVKRTVRRLSIPEGLVEDEPDFRQIKSRLQG
- a CDS encoding YtxH domain-containing protein — encoded protein: MNKEGGAFLKGFLIGGAVGAIIALLYAPKSGKETREDIKKRTEEFLEEADRELAELKRRAATLVGEGRRRAAELAEEAEEKVEQAKSAVAEKTGRLRRAVEAGARTFAEEKGKKGAES
- a CDS encoding DUF948 domain-containing protein, with product MLTSISVTVIAAFIVIFVLALIPVLWQIRRAAKEAEKLMETVRLQIAPVAHDVARVVDDVRDLVKQAQRQMGKVEESVDAVRDTVVKLRDVESLLRDRIEKPLLGIVGTVGALLKGVRVFLQYVRK